One Mycobacterium kubicae genomic window carries:
- a CDS encoding ABC-F family ATP-binding cassette domain-containing protein, with protein sequence MAHLLGAEAIHLAYPNQVVFDSVTLGVNDGARIGIVGRNGDGKSSLLGLLTGALQPDSGRVTRRSGVRVGALSQADTLDSARTVGWTLVGDRPDHQWAGDPRIRDVVGGLVSDIAWDTTIATLSGGQRRRVQLAQLLVGEWDIIALDEPTNHLDIEGITWLANHLQQRWARNSGGLLLVTHDRWFLDEVATTTWEVHDGIVEPFEGGYAAYVLQRVERDRVAAAAEAKRQNLMRKELAWLRRGPPARTSKPKFRIDAANQLIADVPPLRNTVELAKLATARLGKDVIDLLDVSVTFDGRPILRDVEWRIAPGERTGIVGANGAGKSTLLGLLAGTIQPDTGRVKRGKTVRLAVLDQRGDELAKFADDRIVDLLGSLRGGYEVEGREVTPTQLLERLGFGGGQLSSRVGDLSGGQRRRLQLMLTLLSEPNVLLLDEPTNDVDTDMLTATEDLLDSWPGTLIVVSHDRYLLERVTDQQYAVLDGKLRHLPGGIDEYLRLAARPADTRAAEPSAPPTQAMSGAQRRAAEKEITSLDRQLARLADRIAAKHTALAEYDQSDHVGLAQLTQELRALEEEVTAVESRWLEVSEVLE encoded by the coding sequence GTGGCGCACCTGCTCGGAGCCGAAGCGATCCACCTGGCCTACCCGAACCAGGTGGTGTTCGATTCGGTCACGCTCGGCGTCAACGACGGTGCACGCATCGGTATCGTCGGCCGAAACGGCGACGGGAAATCCAGCCTCCTCGGGCTGCTCACGGGTGCGCTGCAGCCGGATTCCGGCCGGGTCACCCGGCGCAGCGGCGTGCGCGTCGGCGCCCTGAGCCAGGCCGACACCCTCGACTCCGCCCGCACCGTCGGCTGGACACTGGTCGGCGACCGACCCGACCACCAATGGGCGGGCGACCCGCGCATCCGCGATGTCGTCGGCGGGCTGGTCTCCGATATCGCCTGGGACACAACAATCGCCACTCTCAGCGGCGGTCAGCGGCGTCGCGTCCAGCTGGCCCAACTGCTGGTCGGCGAGTGGGACATCATCGCCCTCGACGAGCCCACCAACCACCTCGACATTGAAGGCATCACCTGGCTGGCCAACCATCTGCAGCAACGCTGGGCGCGCAACTCCGGCGGTTTGCTGCTGGTCACCCACGACCGGTGGTTCCTGGACGAGGTCGCCACCACCACCTGGGAGGTCCACGACGGCATCGTCGAGCCCTTCGAGGGAGGTTATGCCGCCTACGTGCTGCAGCGCGTCGAGCGGGACCGGGTGGCCGCCGCCGCGGAGGCGAAACGACAGAACCTGATGCGCAAAGAGTTGGCCTGGTTGCGCCGCGGCCCACCGGCCCGCACGTCCAAGCCGAAGTTCCGCATCGATGCGGCGAACCAGCTGATCGCCGACGTCCCGCCGCTGCGCAACACCGTCGAGCTGGCGAAGCTGGCGACCGCCCGGCTGGGTAAAGACGTGATCGATCTGCTCGACGTGTCGGTCACCTTTGACGGCCGTCCGATTCTGCGCGATGTCGAATGGCGGATTGCACCCGGTGAACGCACCGGCATCGTCGGGGCCAACGGCGCGGGCAAATCAACGCTGCTGGGGTTGCTGGCCGGCACCATCCAGCCCGACACGGGCCGGGTGAAGCGGGGCAAGACGGTGCGTCTGGCCGTGCTCGACCAGCGCGGCGACGAGCTGGCCAAGTTCGCCGACGACCGGATCGTCGACCTACTGGGCAGCTTGCGCGGCGGCTATGAGGTCGAGGGCCGGGAAGTCACACCCACGCAGTTGCTGGAGCGGCTCGGTTTCGGCGGCGGTCAGCTCTCCTCACGCGTCGGCGACCTGTCGGGCGGCCAACGGCGGCGTCTGCAGCTGATGCTCACCTTGTTGTCCGAACCGAACGTACTGCTGCTCGACGAGCCCACCAACGACGTCGACACCGACATGCTGACCGCCACCGAAGACCTGCTCGACTCCTGGCCAGGCACCTTGATCGTCGTCTCCCACGACCGCTATTTGCTGGAGCGGGTGACCGATCAGCAATACGCGGTTCTCGACGGCAAGCTGCGGCACCTGCCCGGTGGGATCGACGAATATCTGCGGTTGGCCGCCCGTCCCGCTGACACCCGCGCGGCCGAACCGTCAGCGCCGCCAACCCAAGCCATGTCCGGCGCCCAGCGTCGTGCCGCGGAGAAGGAAATCACATCACTGGACCGCCAACTCGCTCGCCTCGCCGACCGGATCGCGGCCAAGCACACCGCGTTGGCCGAGTACGACCAATCCGATCACGTGGGATTGGCGCAGCTGACCCAGGAGTTGCGGGCGCTGGAAGAGGAGGTGACTGCCGTGGAGAGCCGCTGGCTGGAGGTGTCGGAGGTGCTCGAATGA
- a CDS encoding acyl-CoA synthetase — translation MTKLSRRTQGHPGAVVDLNFSMVTRPVERLVATAQNGLEVLRLGGLETGSVPSPSQIVESVPMYKLRRYFPPDKRPGQPRVGPPVLMVHPMMMSADMWDVTREDGAVGILHASGLDPWVIDFGSPDKVEGGMRRNLADHIVALDQAIDTVKDATGQDVHLVGYSQGGMWCYQVAAYRRSKNLASIVTFGSPVDTLAALPMGIPANFGAAAANFMADHVFNRLDIPSWLARTGFQLLDPLKTAKARIDFVRQLHDREALLPREQQRRFLESEGWIAWSGPAVSELLKQFIAHNRMMTGGFAINGQLVTLTDITCPILAFVGEVDDIGQPASVRGIRRAAPNTEVYECDIRTGHFGLVVGTKAAVQSWPTVAEWVRWISSDGDKPPSISVMVEQPAEHTDSGVLFSSRIAHGLGEVSEAALSVARGAADAVVAANKSMRTLAVETARTLPRLARLGQLNDHTRISLGRIIEEQAHDAPRGEFLLFDGRVHTYEAVNRRINNVVRGLIEVGVRQGDRVGVLMETRPSALVAIAALSRLGAIAVLLRPDSDLAAAVRLGGVSEIMTDPTHLDAARELPGQILVLGGGETRDLHLPADAVDKGQVIDMEQIDPDAVELPAWYRPNPGLARDLAFIAFSAVGGELVAKQITNYRWAVSAFGTASTAALDRRDTVYCLTPLHHESALLVSLGGAVVGGTRIALTRGMRPDRFIAEVRQYGVTVVSYTWAMLRDVVDHPEFSLHGNHPIRLFIGSGMPTGLWQRVCSQFAPAHVVEFFATTDGQAVLANVSGAKAGSKGRPLPGVGRVELAAYDAENDLILEDDRGFVQVADVNQIGVLLAQSRGPIDPTASVKRGVFAPADTWISTEYLFRRDEDGDYWLAARRGSVIRTARGLVFPELVTDALGFIDAVELAVTYDVSVGEQTFAVSAVTLCPGATITAADLTEAAARMPVGLGPDIVHVVSDMTLSATYRPTASPLRAAGIPKGRNAWYFDPNTKEFRKLTPGVRTELSGKHATTDA, via the coding sequence ATGACCAAGCTGTCAAGGCGTACTCAGGGGCACCCAGGAGCAGTAGTGGATCTCAATTTTTCGATGGTCACCCGGCCCGTCGAGCGTCTGGTGGCCACCGCGCAGAACGGTCTGGAAGTGCTGCGCCTCGGCGGCCTGGAAACCGGCAGCGTCCCCTCGCCGTCACAGATCGTCGAGAGTGTGCCGATGTACAAGCTCCGGCGATACTTCCCGCCGGACAAGCGGCCCGGTCAGCCTCGGGTCGGCCCGCCGGTGCTGATGGTGCACCCGATGATGATGTCGGCGGACATGTGGGACGTGACCCGCGAGGACGGCGCGGTGGGCATTCTGCACGCCAGCGGCCTTGACCCCTGGGTCATCGACTTCGGCTCACCGGACAAGGTCGAGGGCGGCATGCGACGCAACCTGGCCGACCACATCGTCGCGCTCGATCAAGCCATCGACACGGTCAAGGACGCCACCGGCCAGGACGTGCACCTCGTCGGTTACTCCCAAGGCGGGATGTGGTGCTATCAGGTCGCCGCCTACCGGCGGTCGAAAAACCTTGCCAGCATCGTCACGTTCGGCTCGCCGGTGGACACGTTGGCCGCACTACCGATGGGCATTCCGGCCAACTTCGGCGCGGCCGCCGCCAACTTCATGGCGGACCACGTCTTCAACCGCTTGGACATCCCAAGCTGGTTGGCCCGCACCGGCTTTCAATTGCTGGACCCACTCAAGACCGCGAAGGCCCGCATCGACTTCGTCCGTCAGCTGCACGACCGTGAGGCTTTGCTCCCGCGCGAACAGCAGCGCAGGTTCCTCGAGTCCGAAGGATGGATCGCCTGGTCCGGGCCGGCGGTTTCCGAACTACTCAAGCAGTTCATCGCGCACAATCGGATGATGACCGGCGGGTTCGCCATCAACGGTCAATTGGTGACGCTCACCGACATCACCTGCCCGATACTGGCATTCGTCGGTGAGGTCGACGACATCGGTCAGCCGGCGTCGGTGCGCGGGATCCGGCGCGCGGCACCCAACACCGAAGTCTACGAATGCGACATCCGCACAGGGCATTTCGGCCTGGTCGTCGGAACCAAAGCAGCCGTGCAGAGCTGGCCGACCGTCGCGGAGTGGGTGCGGTGGATTTCCAGCGATGGCGACAAGCCGCCGAGCATCAGCGTGATGGTCGAGCAGCCGGCTGAACACACCGACAGCGGTGTGCTGTTCAGTTCCCGGATCGCGCATGGCCTGGGTGAGGTGTCCGAGGCGGCGCTGTCGGTGGCGCGCGGAGCCGCCGACGCGGTGGTCGCCGCTAACAAGTCCATGCGGACGCTGGCCGTGGAAACCGCTCGCACCTTGCCGCGCCTGGCACGTCTCGGCCAGCTCAACGACCACACCCGGATCTCGCTGGGCCGCATCATCGAAGAGCAGGCACACGATGCGCCGCGCGGTGAGTTCCTGTTGTTCGACGGCCGCGTCCACACCTACGAGGCCGTCAACCGCCGCATCAACAATGTCGTGCGCGGCCTGATCGAAGTCGGGGTACGCCAGGGTGACCGGGTGGGCGTACTGATGGAGACCCGGCCCAGCGCCCTGGTCGCCATCGCCGCGTTGTCCCGCCTGGGCGCGATCGCCGTGCTGCTGCGCCCCGACTCCGACTTGGCTGCCGCGGTCCGGCTTGGGGGCGTCAGTGAAATCATGACCGACCCCACCCATCTCGACGCGGCTCGCGAACTACCTGGCCAGATTCTCGTGCTCGGCGGCGGGGAGACGCGTGATCTACACCTGCCGGCCGATGCCGTGGACAAGGGCCAAGTCATCGACATGGAGCAGATCGACCCGGACGCGGTCGAGCTGCCCGCCTGGTACCGGCCCAACCCGGGACTGGCCCGCGACCTGGCGTTCATCGCGTTCAGCGCGGTCGGCGGTGAGCTGGTGGCCAAGCAGATCACCAACTACCGCTGGGCGGTGTCGGCGTTCGGCACCGCATCGACCGCGGCGCTGGACCGCAGAGACACCGTCTACTGCCTGACGCCGCTGCATCACGAATCGGCGCTGCTGGTCAGCTTGGGCGGCGCCGTAGTCGGCGGCACTCGCATCGCGCTGACCCGCGGCATGCGCCCGGACCGCTTCATCGCCGAAGTACGCCAGTACGGGGTCACCGTCGTGTCCTACACCTGGGCGATGCTGCGCGATGTCGTCGATCATCCGGAGTTCTCCTTGCACGGCAATCACCCCATTCGGTTGTTCATCGGCTCGGGTATGCCGACCGGTCTGTGGCAGCGGGTCTGCAGCCAATTCGCGCCCGCGCATGTCGTCGAGTTCTTCGCCACCACCGATGGTCAAGCGGTGCTGGCCAACGTCTCCGGCGCCAAGGCCGGCAGTAAGGGCCGCCCGCTGCCCGGGGTCGGGCGAGTCGAACTCGCGGCGTACGACGCCGAAAACGACCTGATCCTGGAAGACGATCGCGGTTTCGTGCAAGTGGCCGACGTCAACCAGATCGGCGTGCTGCTGGCCCAATCCCGGGGGCCGATCGACCCGACCGCCTCGGTCAAGCGCGGTGTCTTCGCGCCGGCCGACACCTGGATCTCCACCGAGTACCTGTTCCGCCGGGACGAAGACGGCGATTACTGGCTTGCGGCTCGGCGAGGTTCGGTGATCCGCACCGCCCGAGGCCTCGTTTTCCCGGAATTGGTCACCGACGCACTAGGTTTCATCGACGCGGTGGAACTGGCCGTGACCTACGACGTCTCGGTGGGGGAACAGACGTTCGCCGTCTCGGCCGTCACGCTGTGCCCGGGCGCGACGATCACCGCGGCCGATTTGACCGAAGCCGCGGCCCGCATGCCGGTGGGCCTGGGGCCCGACATCGTGCACGTGGTTTCCGACATGACGCTGAGCGCGACGTACCGCCCCACGGCCAGCCCACTGCGGGCGGCTGGGATCCCCAAGGGGCGAAACGCCTGGTATTTCGACCCCAACACGAAGGAATTCCGGAAGCTGACCCCCGGGGTCCGTACCGAACTGAGCGGAAAGCACGCGACCACCGATGCTTGA
- a CDS encoding Trm112 family protein, producing the protein MLDDALLNILVCPADRGPLILVDDVLYNPRLRRAYRIEDGIPVLLVDEARDVDEKEHERLMARGRPADPQ; encoded by the coding sequence ATGCTTGATGATGCACTGCTGAACATTTTGGTCTGTCCCGCCGACCGGGGTCCATTGATCTTGGTCGACGACGTGCTCTACAACCCGCGGCTGCGGCGTGCCTACCGTATCGAAGACGGCATTCCGGTGCTGTTGGTGGACGAGGCTCGCGACGTCGACGAGAAAGAACACGAGCGGCTCATGGCACGAGGTCGTCCGGCAGATCCCCAGTGA
- a CDS encoding TetR family transcriptional regulator codes for MATTKASRKRPGRPAGNSDTRDRILASARELFARNGIGNTSIRAVAAAAGVDSALVHHYFGTKEKLFAAAVHIPIDPMSIIGPLREVPVEEIGLRLPSMLLPLWDSEIGAGFIATLRSILSGSEVNLFRSFIQDVIAVEVGNRVDNPPGTGIIRVQFVASQLVGVVMARYILQLEPFASLPADQVARVIAPNLQRYLTGDLPDDLVP; via the coding sequence GTGGCAACGACAAAGGCCAGTCGCAAGCGACCCGGGCGACCCGCCGGAAATTCCGATACCCGTGACCGGATTCTGGCCAGCGCCCGAGAATTGTTTGCCCGCAACGGGATCGGAAATACCTCGATCCGCGCGGTGGCCGCGGCGGCCGGTGTCGATTCGGCTCTGGTGCACCACTACTTCGGCACCAAGGAAAAGCTGTTCGCGGCGGCCGTGCACATCCCTATCGATCCGATGAGCATCATCGGCCCATTACGGGAAGTGCCGGTCGAGGAAATCGGCCTGCGGCTGCCGTCGATGTTGTTGCCGCTCTGGGATTCTGAGATCGGCGCGGGGTTCATCGCCACCTTGCGGTCGATCCTGTCCGGCTCAGAGGTCAACCTGTTCCGCTCGTTCATTCAGGACGTGATCGCGGTGGAAGTCGGCAACCGCGTGGACAATCCCCCGGGCACCGGGATCATTCGCGTTCAATTCGTCGCGTCCCAGCTGGTCGGCGTGGTGATGGCCCGCTACATCCTGCAACTGGAGCCGTTCGCCTCGCTGCCGGCCGACCAGGTCGCGCGTGTCATCGCGCCGAATCTGCAGCGTTACCTCACTGGGGATCTGCCGGACGACCTCGTGCCATGA
- a CDS encoding ABC transporter permease encodes MHGYTSTTARILRQLAADHRSVAMILVVPSAIITLMYFMFENAPHRPGAPTPFNGACLILLGLFPLLLMFLITSITMQRERASGTLERILTTPLRRLDLLAAYGTAFSVAAAAQATLACVVSFWFLGLDTSGNPLWVFIIAIINAVLGVGLGLLCSAFARSEFQAVQFMPVVIVPQLLLAGVIVPRATMPDWLEWISNVMPASYALEALQQVGAHAELTDVAVRDIVVVLAFAIAALCLAAATLHRRTP; translated from the coding sequence CTGCACGGGTACACCTCGACCACGGCGCGCATCTTGCGTCAGTTGGCCGCCGATCACCGCAGCGTCGCGATGATCCTGGTGGTGCCGAGCGCGATCATCACGCTGATGTACTTCATGTTCGAAAACGCACCGCACCGCCCGGGCGCACCGACGCCGTTCAACGGCGCCTGCTTGATTCTGCTGGGCCTGTTCCCGCTACTGCTGATGTTTCTGATTACATCGATAACCATGCAGCGCGAACGTGCCTCCGGAACGCTGGAGCGCATCCTGACCACGCCGCTGCGCCGGCTGGACCTGCTGGCGGCCTACGGAACCGCCTTCTCGGTCGCGGCCGCGGCGCAGGCCACGCTGGCATGTGTGGTGTCCTTCTGGTTCCTGGGACTCGACACCTCCGGAAATCCTCTGTGGGTGTTCATCATCGCCATCATCAACGCGGTCCTCGGCGTCGGCCTGGGCTTGCTGTGCAGCGCGTTCGCCCGCAGCGAGTTCCAGGCGGTTCAGTTCATGCCGGTGGTGATCGTGCCGCAGCTGCTGCTGGCCGGGGTCATCGTGCCCCGCGCCACCATGCCGGACTGGCTGGAGTGGATCAGCAACGTCATGCCGGCCAGTTACGCGCTGGAAGCCCTGCAGCAAGTCGGCGCGCATGCAGAGTTGACCGACGTCGCGGTGCGCGACATCGTCGTCGTGTTGGCTTTCGCCATCGCTGCGCTGTGTCTGGCTGCCGCAACGCTGCACCGACGGACGCCATAA
- a CDS encoding ABC transporter ATP-binding protein, whose translation MMTSSHDELPRRSPEPAVSIKHLRVVRGKHTALHDFSVDIGAGSITGLLGPSGCGKSTLMRCIVGTQLVTGPSKGSVTVLGHPAGSAPLRRRVGYLPQDAAIYHDLRVVDNVRYFAALYGFDAHAADHAIDRVGLADHRDAYCGNLSGGQRTRVSLACALVCQPALLVLDEPTVGLDPVLRADLWEQFAELAQGGTTLLVSSHVMDEADHCRDLLLMRDGHLIAHTTPAQLREETGCSSLEDAFLSIIKRSTVRQAG comes from the coding sequence ATGATGACTTCATCACACGATGAATTACCTCGTCGCTCGCCTGAGCCGGCCGTCAGCATCAAGCACCTACGGGTGGTCCGCGGCAAACACACCGCGTTGCACGACTTCTCGGTGGACATCGGCGCGGGGTCCATCACCGGCCTGCTCGGCCCGTCGGGCTGCGGGAAGAGCACCCTGATGCGCTGCATCGTGGGAACCCAACTGGTGACCGGACCGTCAAAGGGCAGCGTCACGGTGCTCGGCCACCCGGCCGGGTCGGCTCCGCTGCGCCGGCGGGTGGGCTACCTACCCCAGGACGCGGCGATCTATCACGACCTGCGCGTGGTGGACAACGTCCGCTACTTCGCCGCGCTGTACGGCTTCGACGCCCACGCCGCCGATCACGCCATCGACCGGGTCGGCCTGGCCGACCATCGAGACGCTTACTGCGGCAACCTCTCCGGAGGTCAGCGCACCAGGGTTTCCCTGGCCTGCGCGCTGGTCTGTCAACCGGCCCTGCTCGTGCTCGACGAACCCACCGTCGGCCTCGACCCGGTACTGCGCGCCGACCTCTGGGAGCAATTCGCCGAACTCGCGCAGGGCGGCACCACGCTGCTGGTCTCCAGCCACGTGATGGACGAGGCCGATCACTGCCGCGACTTGCTGCTCATGCGGGACGGCCACCTGATCGCCCACACCACACCGGCCCAACTACGAGAGGAAACGGGATGCAGCTCACTGGAGGACGCGTTCCTGTCCATCATCAAACGCAGCACCGTGCGCCAAGCAGGCTGA
- a CDS encoding SMP-30/gluconolactonase/LRE family protein: MPSADQPAFIVSDADWLTLVEKFGLVAQLEDRAGADGNVAATPGGAPLARPKRKLWIYGVIVAAVMFVVVPAMMMSVSSIWGSQQRKDQQLKADRERPFALPFTDLRVPHGVAVDAAGNVYVTDGRTNRVLKLMAGSNTQIVLPFTGLDLSAGVVDNSTGGIAVDGDGNVYVTDSGHNRVLELAVGSSSQTVLPFRGLDFPEGLAVDAAGTVYVADRNDYRVVKLAAGSKTQTELPSLGRWVSPNDLAVDAMGTLYASVNTSCRKSNCSYLVRLAPGAGGWTTLPSAGTEQYVAVGPAGDLYVITSGDKGGVMRWAPGSDTWTELPGGFPFVDPQGLAVDTRGNLYVTDHTGSRQPETLFDKWELASDDSEGFVLKLPAR, encoded by the coding sequence GTGCCTTCGGCCGATCAACCGGCGTTCATCGTCTCGGACGCCGATTGGCTGACGCTCGTCGAGAAATTCGGCCTGGTGGCCCAGTTGGAAGACAGGGCCGGGGCCGACGGCAACGTCGCGGCCACCCCGGGTGGTGCGCCACTGGCCCGGCCCAAACGCAAGCTCTGGATCTATGGCGTCATCGTCGCCGCGGTCATGTTCGTCGTGGTTCCCGCAATGATGATGAGCGTTAGCAGCATCTGGGGCAGCCAGCAACGCAAAGACCAGCAGCTGAAGGCGGACCGGGAACGGCCGTTCGCGCTGCCGTTCACCGACCTGCGTGTTCCGCATGGCGTGGCGGTGGATGCCGCAGGCAACGTCTACGTCACCGACGGGCGCACCAATCGGGTGCTCAAGCTGATGGCCGGGTCGAACACGCAAATCGTGCTGCCGTTTACCGGACTCGACCTCTCCGCGGGCGTCGTCGACAACTCCACCGGCGGTATCGCGGTGGATGGCGATGGCAACGTGTACGTCACCGACAGCGGCCACAATCGGGTGCTCGAGCTGGCGGTCGGGTCGAGCTCCCAAACTGTGCTGCCGTTCCGGGGTCTGGACTTTCCGGAGGGATTAGCGGTGGACGCCGCCGGCACTGTCTACGTCGCGGACCGTAATGACTATCGGGTGGTGAAGCTTGCGGCGGGGTCGAAAACTCAAACCGAGCTGCCGTCGTTGGGCCGATGGGTCAGTCCGAACGATCTAGCGGTCGATGCCATGGGCACCCTCTACGCCAGCGTCAACACCAGCTGCAGAAAGAGCAACTGCAGTTACCTGGTGAGGCTGGCGCCCGGGGCGGGCGGCTGGACCACATTGCCGTCCGCCGGCACGGAGCAGTACGTGGCCGTGGGCCCCGCCGGCGACCTCTACGTGATCACGTCCGGCGACAAAGGAGGCGTCATGAGGTGGGCCCCGGGATCGGACACCTGGACGGAGTTGCCCGGGGGATTCCCCTTCGTCGACCCCCAGGGTTTAGCCGTGGACACCCGCGGAAACCTGTACGTCACAGATCACACCGGTTCGCGGCAGCCCGAAACTCTATTCGATAAATGGGAACTCGCGTCCGACGACTCTGAGGGTTTCGTGCTCAAGCTACCGGCGCGCTGA
- a CDS encoding DNA-3-methyladenine glycosylase — MPADELLVDPVAAAHRLLGATLVSRGVRALVVEVEAYGGVPDGPWPDAAAHSYRGRSGRNAVMFGPPGRLYTYRSHGIHVCANVACGPDGTAAAVLLRACAIEDGIEVARRRRGELVRTAALARGPGNLCSALGITMDDNGIDVFDPAAAVTLQLREPLTATAGPRVGVSQAADRPWRLWLAGRPEVSAYRRSPRAPAPGASD; from the coding sequence GTGCCTGCAGACGAGCTGTTGGTCGACCCGGTCGCGGCCGCGCATCGACTGCTCGGCGCGACCCTCGTCAGCCGGGGCGTGCGCGCCCTCGTCGTCGAGGTGGAGGCATACGGCGGTGTTCCCGACGGGCCGTGGCCCGATGCCGCGGCGCATTCCTACCGCGGCCGCAGCGGCCGTAACGCCGTCATGTTCGGACCGCCCGGGCGGCTGTACACCTACCGCAGCCACGGAATCCATGTGTGCGCCAACGTCGCCTGCGGACCCGACGGGACGGCCGCTGCGGTGTTGCTGCGGGCCTGCGCGATCGAGGACGGCATAGAGGTGGCACGGCGAAGGCGCGGGGAACTGGTTCGCACGGCCGCATTGGCCCGCGGGCCGGGAAATCTGTGCTCTGCACTGGGAATCACCATGGACGACAACGGCATCGACGTGTTCGACCCGGCCGCCGCGGTGACCCTGCAACTGCGCGAACCGCTCACCGCCACCGCAGGCCCGCGCGTTGGCGTCTCCCAAGCCGCCGACCGGCCGTGGCGATTGTGGCTGGCGGGCCGACCCGAGGTGTCGGCCTACCGGCGCAGCCCGCGAGCGCCCGCACCCGGTGCCAGCGACTAA
- the tyrS gene encoding tyrosine--tRNA ligase yields MSSQSAPILDELGWRGLIAQSTDLDSLAAETQRGPITVYAGFDPTAASLHAGHLVPLLALRRFQRAGHRPVVLAGGATGMIGDPREVGERSLQEVDTVAEWTERIRGQLERFVDFDDSPTGAIVENNLEWTQAMSTIEFLRDLGKHFSVNVMLDRDTIRRRLEGEGISYTEFSYMLLQANDYVELHRRHGCALQIGGSDQWGNIIAGVRLVRQKLGATVHALTVPLVTAADGTKFGKSTGGGSLWLDPQMTSPYAWYQYFINTADADVIRYLRWFTFLSAEELAELEQATAERPQQRAAQRRLATELTVLVHGEAATEAVEHASRALFGRGELERLDEATLAAALRETAVAELKPGAPDGIVDLLVATGLSAGKGAARRTISEGGVSVNNIRIESDEWTPQGSDFLHGRWLVLRRGKRNVAGVERVG; encoded by the coding sequence ATGTCTTCACAGTCTGCACCGATTCTGGACGAGTTGGGCTGGCGCGGATTGATCGCGCAGTCGACCGATCTGGACTCGTTGGCCGCCGAAACGCAGCGCGGCCCGATCACCGTGTATGCCGGTTTCGACCCGACCGCGGCGAGCCTGCATGCCGGGCATCTGGTGCCTTTGTTGGCGTTGCGCCGCTTCCAGCGCGCCGGGCACCGGCCGGTGGTCCTCGCCGGCGGGGCGACCGGCATGATCGGTGACCCACGCGAAGTGGGTGAGCGCAGCCTGCAGGAGGTCGACACCGTCGCCGAATGGACCGAGCGGATTCGCGGACAGCTGGAACGCTTCGTCGATTTCGACGACTCGCCGACCGGGGCGATCGTCGAGAACAACCTGGAGTGGACACAAGCCATGTCCACCATCGAATTCCTGCGTGATCTCGGAAAGCACTTCTCGGTCAATGTAATGCTCGACCGCGACACCATTCGGCGGCGTCTCGAGGGCGAGGGCATCTCCTACACCGAATTCAGCTACATGCTGCTGCAGGCCAACGATTACGTGGAACTGCACCGACGCCACGGCTGCGCACTGCAGATCGGTGGTTCGGACCAGTGGGGAAACATCATCGCCGGGGTGCGGCTGGTACGCCAGAAACTCGGTGCCACCGTGCATGCGCTGACGGTTCCCCTGGTGACGGCGGCGGACGGCACCAAGTTCGGCAAGTCCACCGGTGGCGGCAGCCTATGGCTCGACCCGCAAATGACCAGCCCCTACGCCTGGTACCAATACTTCATCAACACCGCCGACGCCGATGTCATCCGCTACTTGCGGTGGTTCACGTTTCTGTCGGCCGAGGAGTTGGCCGAGCTGGAACAGGCCACCGCCGAGCGTCCCCAGCAACGGGCCGCCCAACGCCGGCTGGCCACCGAATTGACCGTGCTGGTGCATGGGGAAGCTGCCACCGAGGCCGTCGAGCATGCCAGCCGGGCGCTGTTCGGACGCGGTGAACTGGAACGACTCGACGAGGCGACGCTGGCCGCCGCGTTACGCGAAACCGCCGTCGCGGAGCTGAAACCCGGGGCTCCCGATGGGATCGTCGACCTGCTGGTCGCCACTGGGCTGTCCGCGGGCAAGGGCGCGGCTCGACGCACGATCAGCGAGGGCGGCGTGTCGGTCAACAACATCCGCATCGAGTCCGACGAATGGACACCGCAGGGCAGCGATTTCCTGCACGGCCGCTGGCTGGTGCTGCGTCGCGGCAAGCGGAACGTTGCGGGGGTAGAACGCGTCGGTTAG